A window from Pseudobutyrivibrio ruminis HUN009 encodes these proteins:
- the infB gene encoding translation initiation factor IF-2 encodes MAKIKVHELAKELGKESKDIIAFLGSNGIEAKAMSGVEDDMAEKIRKNFSKSEAPKAKKPRPVDKDGNPVKKKKNVFVVTRGSDDRRRRSSDNSSRGERNDNRDNNREKQPQQPRGPIRPRSFADGVRPSQRASAQSTDTEFVSKKKPAEGQENTRPAKKQDRNERPERSERSERPERNDRRDRNDNRNENRNDRRDNNRPGNRNDRNNDRPSAGRNNRPSQQATAPDMAPSSNSKGGRRDDKKKKNNDRENNLGGKKQERYINLEKNGGKKKKNNAPKAPERNMDEVLTITIPERITIKDLADKMKVQASAVVKTLFMKGTMVTVNQEVDFEKAEEIALEFNCICEEEEKVDVIAELLKEEEEDTSNFPTRPPVVCVMGHVDHGKTSLLDAIRDTKVTDREAGGITQHIGAYTVSINGQDITFLDTPGHEAFTAMRMRGANSTDIAILVVAADDGVMPQTVEAINHAKAAGIEIIVAINKIDKPNANIDRVKQELSEYQLIPEDWGGSTVFCPVSAHTKEGIDNLLEMILLTAEVLELKANPNRKARGLVIEAQLDKGRGAVATVLVQKGTLHVGDPVACGSCHGKVRAMLDDTGARVKSAGPSVPVEILGLSEVPNAGEVLMAFDSEKEAHAFADTFVAEHKNKLVEQTKSKMSLDALFSEIESGNLKELDIIVKADVQGSVEAVKQSLEKLSNDEVVVKTIHGGVGTINESDVVLASASNAIIIGFNVRIDPQAKATADREGVDLRLYKVIYDAINDVESAMKGMLDPIYEEKVIGHAEVRQIFKASGVGNIAGSYVTDGYFQRDCMVRVTREGELIHEGKLGSLKRFKDDVKEVKANFECGLVIEDFNDVQEMDIIEAYIMVEVPR; translated from the coding sequence ATGGCAAAAATTAAAGTACATGAATTAGCCAAAGAGCTTGGAAAAGAAAGTAAAGATATTATTGCTTTCCTTGGCTCTAATGGAATAGAAGCAAAAGCAATGAGTGGTGTGGAGGACGATATGGCAGAGAAAATTCGCAAGAACTTCTCCAAGTCTGAAGCTCCAAAGGCTAAAAAGCCACGTCCTGTAGATAAAGACGGAAACCCAGTAAAGAAGAAAAAGAACGTTTTCGTTGTTACTCGTGGAAGTGATGACAGAAGACGTCGTAGCTCTGATAATTCTTCTAGAGGCGAGAGAAATGATAATCGTGATAACAATCGCGAGAAGCAGCCTCAGCAGCCTAGAGGACCAATCAGACCACGTTCATTTGCTGATGGTGTTCGTCCATCTCAGCGTGCATCTGCACAGTCTACTGATACTGAGTTTGTATCAAAGAAGAAGCCAGCTGAGGGACAGGAAAACACACGTCCAGCAAAGAAGCAGGATAGAAACGAGCGCCCAGAGCGTTCAGAGCGTTCAGAGCGTCCAGAGCGTAACGATAGAAGAGACAGAAACGATAATCGCAACGAAAATCGCAACGACAGACGCGATAACAACAGACCTGGAAACAGAAACGATAGAAACAACGACAGACCATCAGCAGGAAGAAACAATCGTCCATCACAGCAGGCAACTGCTCCTGATATGGCACCTTCTTCAAACTCAAAGGGCGGTCGTCGCGATGACAAGAAAAAGAAGAACAACGATAGAGAAAACAACTTAGGCGGCAAGAAGCAGGAGCGTTACATCAATCTTGAAAAGAATGGTGGAAAGAAGAAAAAGAACAATGCTCCAAAGGCTCCAGAGCGTAACATGGACGAAGTTCTTACAATCACAATTCCTGAGAGAATCACTATCAAGGATCTTGCTGACAAGATGAAGGTTCAGGCATCTGCAGTTGTTAAGACTCTTTTCATGAAGGGTACAATGGTTACAGTTAACCAGGAAGTTGATTTTGAAAAGGCTGAAGAAATCGCTCTCGAATTCAACTGTATCTGTGAAGAAGAGGAAAAGGTAGATGTTATCGCAGAGCTTCTTAAGGAAGAGGAAGAAGATACATCAAACTTCCCAACACGTCCACCTGTTGTTTGTGTAATGGGTCATGTAGATCACGGTAAAACATCACTTCTTGATGCTATTCGTGATACTAAGGTTACAGACCGTGAGGCTGGTGGTATCACACAGCACATCGGTGCTTATACAGTATCTATTAATGGACAGGATATCACATTCCTTGATACACCAGGACACGAAGCATTTACTGCTATGCGTATGCGTGGTGCTAACTCAACAGATATCGCTATCCTTGTAGTTGCTGCTGATGATGGTGTTATGCCACAGACAGTAGAGGCTATTAACCATGCAAAGGCTGCTGGTATCGAAATCATTGTTGCAATCAACAAGATTGATAAGCCTAATGCAAATATTGATAGAGTTAAGCAGGAACTTTCAGAGTATCAGCTTATCCCAGAGGATTGGGGTGGAAGCACAGTATTCTGTCCAGTTTCAGCTCACACAAAGGAAGGTATCGACAACCTTCTTGAAATGATTCTTCTTACAGCAGAAGTACTTGAACTTAAGGCAAACCCAAATCGTAAGGCTCGTGGTCTTGTTATCGAGGCTCAGCTTGATAAGGGACGTGGTGCAGTTGCAACTGTACTTGTTCAGAAGGGTACACTTCACGTTGGTGATCCTGTTGCCTGCGGTAGCTGTCATGGTAAGGTTCGTGCAATGCTTGATGACACTGGTGCTCGTGTAAAGAGCGCAGGTCCATCTGTTCCTGTAGAGATTCTTGGTCTTTCTGAGGTTCCAAATGCAGGTGAGGTATTAATGGCATTTGATTCTGAAAAGGAAGCACATGCATTTGCAGATACATTCGTTGCAGAGCACAAGAACAAGCTTGTTGAGCAGACTAAGTCTAAGATGTCTCTTGACGCACTCTTTAGCGAGATTGAGTCAGGAAATCTTAAGGAACTTGATATCATTGTTAAGGCTGACGTTCAGGGTTCTGTTGAGGCTGTTAAGCAGTCACTTGAGAAGCTTTCAAACGATGAGGTTGTTGTTAAGACAATCCACGGTGGTGTTGGTACAATCAACGAGTCCGATGTAGTTCTTGCATCTGCTTCAAATGCAATCATCATTGGATTTAACGTACGTATCGATCCACAGGCAAAGGCTACAGCTGATAGAGAAGGTGTAGATCTTCGTCTTTACAAGGTTATTTACGATGCTATCAACGATGTAGAGTCTGCTATGAAGGGTATGCTTGATCCTATTTACGAGGAGAAAGTTATCGGTCATGCTGAAGTTCGTCAGATCTTTAAGGCTTCTGGTGTTGGTAACATTGCTGGTTCATATGTTACAGATGGTTACTTCCAGAGAGACTGTATGGTCCGTGTAACTCGCGAGGGTGAGCTTATTCACGAAGGCAAGCTTGGTTCTCTTAAGAGATTTAAGGATGACGTCAAGGAAGTTAAGGCAAACTTTGAGTGTGGTCTCGTAATTGAAGACTTCAACGATGTTCAGGAGATGGATATTATCGAGGCTTACATCATGGTAGAGGTACCTAGATAA
- a CDS encoding L7Ae/L30e/S12e/Gadd45 family ribosomal protein has product MTDKALNMISIAMKAGALVSGEFACEQAIKEGSGFLCIVAGDASDNTKKSFSNSCEFYDVKYIEYGTKESLGHAIGKEYRASIVVCDENLSLSILDKIDKA; this is encoded by the coding sequence ATGACAGATAAAGCACTTAATATGATTAGCATAGCAATGAAAGCTGGAGCTCTTGTTAGTGGTGAATTTGCATGTGAGCAAGCCATTAAAGAAGGCAGTGGTTTTCTTTGTATTGTTGCTGGCGATGCTTCAGATAACACTAAGAAATCATTTTCAAATTCGTGTGAGTTCTATGATGTTAAATACATAGAATACGGAACTAAAGAATCTTTAGGTCATGCAATTGGAAAAGAATATCGGGCATCAATCGTAGTGTGCGATGAAAATCTATCCTTAAGCATCCTTGATAAGATAGATAAAGCTTGA
- the rnpM gene encoding RNase P modulator RnpM, producing MEVKELPLRKCVACGQMLPKNQLFRLVKTSQGVQLDKSYKAQGRGAYICRSKSCLDSALKKKSLNRSLRQAVNEEVFNILYTELENDR from the coding sequence ATGGAAGTCAAAGAACTACCTCTTAGAAAATGTGTTGCTTGCGGGCAAATGCTTCCAAAGAACCAATTATTTCGATTGGTTAAAACGTCTCAGGGTGTTCAGCTTGATAAAAGCTATAAGGCGCAGGGACGTGGAGCATACATCTGCAGAAGCAAATCTTGTCTGGATTCTGCGTTAAAGAAAAAATCTTTAAACAGATCCCTTAGACAGGCAGTTAATGAAGAGGTATTTAATATTTTATATACGGAGTTAGAAAATGACAGATAA
- the nusA gene encoding transcription termination factor NusA has product MAANTNDFWDALTDLAKEKNISMDVLIETIENSLLIACKNNYGKADNATVEIDRETGAYHVFLAKTVVDEVMDPVEEISLADAQNINGKHQIGDVLNIEVKSKDFGRIAATAAKNTITQKIREEERKVLYEEYYELQHKVVTGVVTRFSGNNIHVNLGKLEGFLAESEQVKGEFYKPQDRIKVYIVEVKTSNKGPRILVSRTHPELVKKLFEEEVSEVRDGIVEIKSISREAGSRTKIAVWSNDEDVDPVGACVGQNGARVNAIVNELRGEKIDIVEWDENPAYLIENALSPAKVVAVVADADEKSARVVVPDYQLSLAIGKEGQNARLAARLTGFKIDIKSETQAKEAGDFLDYEEDYDDDEYYDEDEYYDEDEYAEDADVESDAAESEEE; this is encoded by the coding sequence ATGGCAGCTAATACAAATGATTTTTGGGATGCTCTTACAGATCTCGCAAAAGAGAAAAATATCAGCATGGACGTGTTAATCGAGACAATCGAAAATTCACTTCTTATTGCATGTAAGAACAATTATGGAAAGGCAGATAATGCTACAGTTGAAATCGACAGAGAGACTGGCGCATATCATGTATTTCTTGCAAAGACAGTAGTTGATGAGGTTATGGATCCTGTTGAGGAAATTTCACTTGCTGATGCTCAGAACATCAATGGTAAGCATCAGATTGGTGATGTTCTCAATATCGAAGTAAAGTCAAAGGACTTTGGTCGTATCGCAGCTACAGCAGCTAAGAACACAATCACACAGAAAATCCGTGAGGAAGAACGTAAGGTTCTTTACGAGGAGTACTATGAGCTTCAGCACAAGGTTGTTACGGGCGTTGTTACTCGTTTCTCAGGAAACAATATCCATGTTAACCTTGGAAAGCTCGAGGGATTCCTTGCAGAGTCTGAGCAGGTTAAGGGAGAGTTCTACAAGCCACAGGACCGTATCAAGGTTTATATCGTAGAAGTTAAGACATCTAACAAGGGACCACGTATCCTTGTATCTCGTACACATCCAGAGCTCGTTAAGAAGCTTTTCGAAGAGGAGGTTTCCGAGGTTCGCGATGGTATCGTAGAAATCAAGTCAATCTCTCGTGAGGCTGGTAGCCGTACAAAGATTGCTGTTTGGTCAAACGACGAGGATGTAGATCCAGTTGGCGCATGCGTAGGTCAAAACGGTGCACGTGTAAACGCAATCGTTAATGAGCTTCGTGGCGAGAAAATCGATATCGTAGAGTGGGATGAGAACCCAGCATACCTTATTGAAAATGCACTTTCACCAGCAAAGGTTGTTGCAGTTGTTGCTGACGCTGATGAAAAGAGCGCACGCGTAGTTGTTCCTGATTACCAGCTTTCACTTGCAATTGGTAAGGAAGGACAGAATGCTCGTCTTGCTGCTCGTCTTACAGGCTTCAAAATCGATATCAAGAGCGAAACACAGGCTAAGGAAGCTGGTGATTTCCTTGATTACGAAGAAGATTACGATGATGACGAGTACTATGATGAGGATGAGTACTACGACGAGGACGAGTATGCTGAGGACGCTGATGTAGAGTCTGATGCTGCAGAGTCTGAGGAAGAGTAA
- the rimP gene encoding ribosome maturation factor RimP — protein MSKHTDYEKRTEELITPILDEMGFELYDVEYVKEGTDYYLRAYIDKEGGITIDDCVDVSRRMNDLLDAEPQIGGDEGYIFEVSSPGLGRVLKKDKHFEKAIGLDVDIKTYKPVNGAKEFTGTLKAFDKDTFTIEFEDGTEVFNRSDVAQIKLSIDF, from the coding sequence ATGTCAAAACACACCGATTACGAAAAACGTACGGAAGAATTGATAACTCCTATTCTTGATGAGATGGGCTTTGAGCTCTATGACGTTGAATACGTTAAAGAGGGCACAGATTATTATCTTAGAGCCTACATCGACAAGGAAGGTGGTATCACAATTGATGATTGCGTAGATGTAAGCCGTCGCATGAACGATTTACTTGACGCAGAGCCACAGATTGGTGGAGACGAAGGTTATATCTTCGAAGTTAGTTCACCAGGTCTTGGCAGAGTATTAAAGAAAGATAAGCATTTTGAAAAAGCCATTGGACTTGATGTTGATATTAAGACATACAAGCCAGTTAATGGTGCTAAGGAATTTACTGGAACACTTAAGGCCTTCGATAAAGATACTTTTACAATCGAATTCGAAGATGGTACAGAGGTGTTTAATAGATCAGATGTTGCACAAATCAAATTATCAATAGATTTCTAG
- a CDS encoding phosphoribosylaminoimidazolecarboxamide formyltransferase, giving the protein MKELELKYGCNPNQKPSRIYMEDGDLPIEVLSGKPGYINFLDAFNGWQLVSELKKATGLAAATSFKHVSPAGAAVGLPLSDVERKIYWCDDLDMEFTPLANAYARARGADRMSSFGDFISLSDVCDVATAKLIKREVSDGVIAPGFEPEALEILKAKKNGNYAVIKIDPNYVPKQLERKEVFGITFEQGRNELVIDDNFFSNIVTDNKELTEQAKIDLAIAMITLKYTQSNSVCYVKDGQAIGIGAGQQSRIHCTRLAGQKADNWWLRQSPKVLNLDFVDGIKRADRDNAIDLYIGDEFEDVIGDDVWQKTFKTRPSEFTRAEKRAWLDKMSDVALGSDAFFPFGDNIERAHKSGVKYVAQPGGSVRDDNVIETCNKYGMVMSFTGLRLFHH; this is encoded by the coding sequence ATGAAAGAATTGGAATTAAAGTATGGTTGTAACCCTAATCAGAAGCCTTCACGTATTTATATGGAAGATGGGGATCTTCCAATTGAGGTCCTTTCTGGTAAGCCAGGTTATATTAATTTTTTAGATGCTTTTAATGGTTGGCAGTTAGTTTCTGAGCTTAAGAAGGCTACTGGTCTTGCAGCTGCTACATCATTTAAGCATGTTTCACCAGCAGGCGCTGCTGTGGGTCTTCCTCTTTCAGACGTAGAGCGCAAGATTTACTGGTGTGATGATTTAGATATGGAATTTACTCCACTTGCAAATGCATATGCTAGAGCAAGAGGTGCAGACAGAATGTCTTCATTTGGTGATTTCATTTCACTTTCTGATGTTTGTGATGTTGCTACAGCAAAGCTTATTAAGCGAGAGGTTTCTGATGGTGTTATTGCACCTGGTTTCGAGCCAGAAGCACTTGAAATTCTTAAAGCTAAGAAAAACGGCAACTATGCAGTAATCAAAATTGATCCAAACTACGTTCCAAAACAGCTTGAGCGTAAGGAAGTATTTGGTATTACATTTGAACAGGGAAGAAATGAGCTTGTCATTGATGACAACTTCTTTTCAAATATTGTTACAGACAATAAAGAGCTTACAGAGCAGGCTAAGATTGATCTTGCCATTGCAATGATTACTCTTAAGTATACACAGTCTAATTCTGTTTGCTACGTAAAGGATGGTCAGGCAATCGGTATTGGTGCTGGTCAGCAGTCACGTATTCACTGTACTCGTCTTGCTGGACAGAAGGCAGATAATTGGTGGCTTCGTCAGTCTCCAAAGGTTCTTAACCTTGATTTCGTTGATGGAATCAAGAGAGCTGATAGAGATAATGCAATCGACCTTTACATTGGAGATGAATTCGAGGATGTAATCGGAGATGATGTATGGCAGAAGACATTTAAAACAAGACCAAGCGAGTTTACAAGAGCAGAAAAGCGCGCATGGCTTGATAAGATGTCTGATGTAGCACTTGGAAGTGATGCTTTCTTTCCATTTGGTGATAATATTGAGCGTGCCCATAAGTCTGGTGTTAAGTATGTAGCTCAGCCAGGCGGCTCTGTTCGTGATGACAATGTTATTGAGACATGTAACAAGTACGGAATGGTTATGTCATTTACTGGACTTCGTTTATTCCATCATTAA
- a CDS encoding IMP cyclohydrolase — translation MVVKSLARELSETTYPGRGIVIGRSEDGTKAVSAYFIMGRSENSRNRVFVEDGEGIRTQAFDPSKLTDPSLIIYAPVRVLGNDTIVTNGDQTDTIYEEMKKGKTFEQSLRLREFEPDGPNFTPRISGLIHIENGEFNYLMSILKSNMGDSDSCNRYTFDYSNPKAGSGRFIHTYMNDGNPLPSYEGEPTPIEIKGNIDEFTALIWENLNEDNKVSLFVRYIDIATGAVETRIINKNK, via the coding sequence ATGGTAGTAAAATCTTTAGCAAGAGAATTATCAGAAACCACGTATCCTGGCAGAGGCATTGTCATTGGTCGTTCGGAAGACGGAACCAAGGCTGTCTCTGCTTATTTTATTATGGGGCGTTCTGAGAATTCCAGAAACAGAGTATTCGTAGAGGACGGTGAGGGTATTCGCACACAGGCTTTCGATCCTTCAAAGCTTACAGATCCTTCTCTTATTATTTATGCACCAGTGCGAGTGCTCGGAAATGATACCATTGTTACAAATGGAGACCAGACAGACACTATTTACGAAGAGATGAAGAAAGGAAAGACATTTGAGCAATCACTTCGTCTACGTGAGTTCGAGCCAGATGGTCCAAACTTTACACCTCGTATTTCAGGTCTTATTCACATTGAAAATGGTGAATTCAATTATTTAATGTCAATTCTTAAATCAAACATGGGCGATAGCGATTCATGTAACAGATACACTTTTGATTATTCTAATCCTAAGGCTGGTTCAGGCCGATTTATTCACACATATATGAATGATGGCAATCCACTTCCTTCATATGAGGGAGAGCCAACACCAATTGAAATAAAGGGAAACATCGATGAGTTTACAGCACTCATTTGGGAGAACCTTAATGAAGATAATAAGGTTTCACTTTTTGTACGCTACATCGATATCGCAACCGGAGCCGTAGAAACCCGTATCATAAACAAGAATAAATAA
- a CDS encoding GGDEF domain-containing protein, producing MNNVTSYEDFSKKNYRKINGYINICLWIGISIGPLMAIPIALGIIHSIDYFDCLFLSVIILLLAAIHRFAIYKFPDSKNTAIFALVLLDIFLYFLNYSHFAIKLTWFLVPLLSILYVNKTIYLFTSLFNYMMMTLAAYETAPFYAARKAGNISPKMEFKGCMTGYTIEAILMFIVGYVILEVSINYMKQLMEKFLEIRDHEKDMQEQMKTLRSMAEIYNNVNLINFINSTEISLRDENKVEHKIEMPHQNHTIMTQSIRKFVVPEQLDDFWKFTDITTVRARLTNKKILSSDFINATYGWFRAQYIAVDETADGIPNIVIFTTRNIDEEKRREEHLINISLTDELTRLFNRRCYDEDVELYKKEGMHEDFVIFSVDVNGLKKANDTIGHAAGDELIKGAADCLQSTIGSFGKTYRTGGDEFLAILHTNNPGQIVNDIKAKAAQWRGLLVDRLSLSVGYAAYVDSQDASIEDLEHKADKHMYEDKNRYYKENGIDRRK from the coding sequence ATGAATAACGTAACAAGTTATGAAGATTTTTCAAAAAAGAATTATAGAAAGATAAACGGTTATATAAACATCTGTCTATGGATTGGAATATCTATAGGTCCGCTTATGGCCATTCCTATTGCACTGGGCATAATTCATAGCATAGATTATTTCGACTGTCTATTTTTATCTGTAATCATCCTACTACTTGCTGCAATACACCGTTTTGCTATATACAAATTTCCAGATTCTAAAAATACAGCAATCTTTGCATTAGTTTTGCTAGATATTTTTTTATATTTCTTGAATTATTCTCATTTCGCAATAAAGCTTACCTGGTTTTTGGTACCTTTATTAAGCATATTATATGTAAACAAAACTATTTATTTGTTTACGTCATTATTTAACTATATGATGATGACACTTGCCGCATATGAAACTGCCCCTTTCTATGCAGCTAGAAAAGCTGGAAACATAAGTCCAAAAATGGAATTCAAAGGCTGCATGACCGGATACACCATAGAAGCAATACTTATGTTTATTGTTGGATACGTAATACTCGAAGTATCTATAAACTATATGAAGCAGCTGATGGAGAAATTTCTGGAAATACGTGATCACGAAAAAGATATGCAAGAGCAAATGAAAACTCTTCGCTCAATGGCTGAAATTTATAATAACGTTAATCTTATAAACTTTATTAACTCTACGGAAATTTCACTGCGTGATGAAAACAAGGTTGAGCACAAAATAGAAATGCCACATCAGAATCACACAATAATGACTCAATCTATTAGAAAATTTGTTGTACCTGAGCAATTAGACGATTTTTGGAAGTTCACTGATATCACCACAGTTCGAGCAAGACTAACAAATAAAAAGATTTTATCAAGCGATTTCATCAATGCTACATATGGTTGGTTTCGAGCTCAGTATATTGCCGTTGATGAGACGGCAGATGGAATTCCAAATATCGTTATATTCACTACACGAAATATCGATGAAGAGAAACGCCGAGAGGAGCATCTGATAAACATTTCCTTAACAGATGAACTTACAAGACTGTTCAATAGACGTTGTTACGATGAAGATGTAGAATTATATAAAAAAGAAGGCATGCATGAAGACTTTGTTATCTTCTCAGTGGATGTTAATGGCCTAAAGAAAGCAAATGACACAATCGGACATGCAGCTGGTGATGAATTAATTAAGGGCGCTGCAGATTGCTTGCAATCAACTATCGGCTCCTTTGGTAAGACCTACAGAACCGGCGGCGATGAATTCTTGGCAATACTACACACTAACAATCCTGGGCAGATAGTAAACGATATAAAGGCGAAAGCAGCCCAATGGAGAGGTTTATTAGTAGATAGGCTTTCACTTTCAGTAGGATATGCAGCTTATGTAGATTCACAAGATGCATCTATAGAGGATCTGGAGCATAAAGCAGACAAGCATATGTACGAAGACAAAAATAGATATTACAAAGAAAATGGCATTGACAGACGTAAATAA
- the hisF gene encoding imidazole glycerol phosphate synthase subunit HisF yields MFTKRIIPCLDVKDGRVVKGVNFVDLRDAGDPVEIAAAYDKAGADEVVFLDITASSDGRNTVVDMVRRVAEQVFIPFTVGGGIRTVDDFKALLREGADKISVNSAAIDNPRLISDAADKFGSQCVVVAIDAKKRLDGGFNIYKHGGRLDCGIDAVEWAIKCEKLGAGEILLTSMDCDGTKAGFDLELTKAVSDAVNIPVIASGGAGNMEHFKDALTIGGADAALAASLFHYKELEIVDLKKYLRNQGVSVRL; encoded by the coding sequence ATGTTTACAAAGCGTATTATCCCATGTTTGGACGTCAAAGATGGAAGAGTCGTTAAGGGTGTTAATTTCGTAGATTTAAGAGATGCTGGGGACCCTGTAGAAATCGCAGCAGCTTACGATAAAGCAGGCGCGGATGAAGTAGTATTTCTTGATATTACAGCTTCATCTGATGGTAGAAATACAGTTGTGGATATGGTTCGTCGAGTTGCAGAACAGGTATTTATTCCTTTTACTGTAGGCGGTGGTATTCGTACTGTAGATGATTTCAAAGCTCTTCTAAGAGAGGGGGCAGATAAAATCTCTGTCAATTCTGCTGCAATTGATAATCCTCGTCTCATATCAGATGCTGCTGATAAATTTGGCAGCCAATGTGTTGTTGTTGCTATTGATGCAAAGAAGCGTCTTGATGGAGGCTTTAACATTTATAAGCACGGCGGTAGATTAGATTGCGGTATAGATGCAGTAGAATGGGCTATTAAGTGCGAAAAGCTTGGAGCCGGTGAGATTCTGCTTACTTCTATGGATTGTGATGGTACAAAAGCAGGATTTGATTTGGAACTTACTAAGGCTGTTTCTGATGCTGTAAATATTCCTGTTATTGCATCAGGTGGTGCTGGCAATATGGAGCATTTCAAGGATGCTCTTACAATTGGTGGTGCTGACGCGGCTCTTGCGGCATCTTTATTCCATTATAAGGAACTGGAAATCGTTGATTTAAAGAAATATCTTAGGAATCAAGGGGTTTCTGTAAGATTATAA
- the hisH gene encoding imidazole glycerol phosphate synthase subunit HisH, translating to MIAILDYDAGNIKSVEKAFKILGKDTILTRDFSVIKKADHVVLPGVGSFADAMDHLKKYELDKAIKDYVSSGKPFLGICLGLQLLFDSSEESPGVEGLHLLNGEVVRIPDGPGLKVPHIGWNSLDYPNQGRLFNGIDEGSFVYFVHSYYLKAKDDSIVKATTEYGCHIHASVEKDNIFACQFHPEKSSSVGLQILKNFAEI from the coding sequence ATGATTGCGATACTAGATTACGATGCAGGAAATATTAAAAGTGTAGAAAAAGCATTTAAAATCCTTGGTAAGGACACTATCCTTACCAGGGATTTTAGTGTAATTAAAAAAGCCGACCATGTTGTATTACCAGGGGTCGGCTCTTTTGCTGATGCTATGGACCATTTAAAAAAATACGAGCTTGATAAGGCTATAAAGGACTATGTCTCAAGTGGCAAGCCATTTCTTGGTATTTGCTTAGGCTTACAGCTATTATTTGATTCAAGCGAAGAATCTCCAGGGGTTGAGGGACTTCATTTACTTAATGGAGAGGTTGTGCGAATTCCTGATGGACCAGGCTTAAAGGTTCCACACATTGGCTGGAATTCACTGGACTACCCTAATCAGGGACGTTTGTTTAATGGTATAGATGAGGGTTCATTTGTATACTTTGTACATTCGTATTATTTGAAAGCAAAGGATGACTCTATTGTTAAAGCTACTACTGAGTATGGATGTCATATTCATGCCTCTGTTGAGAAAGACAATATATTTGCTTGTCAGTTCCATCCAGAGAAATCATCATCTGTAGGACTTCAGATTCTGAAGAACTTTGCAGAGATTTAA
- a CDS encoding chemotaxis protein has translation MDTNILLESGTNELEVLEFKVGKNFYGINVAKIREILLYQPVTPLPNAHPSIEGIFMPRDIMISVISLRKCLNITDEAETDGLFIITNFNSLNTAFHVDEVLGIHRVSWEDIIKPDATISSDESGVSTGVIKLEDRLVVILDFEKIVTDINPETGLKVSEMDDYETKDRSKSPIMLCEDSPLLSKLIVECLKKAGYTNLIVNMNGQEGWDKLVEFHKRGTVLDDVHLIITDIEMPLMDGHRLCKLVKENETMKNIPLIIFSSLINDEIRRKGESLGADAQLTKPEIGKLISVVDELVAKYESVRKGN, from the coding sequence ATGGATACTAATATTTTATTGGAATCGGGCACTAACGAGCTCGAAGTACTTGAATTTAAGGTTGGCAAAAATTTCTATGGAATTAACGTTGCCAAGATTAGGGAGATTTTGTTATATCAACCAGTTACGCCTCTACCTAATGCGCATCCTTCTATAGAAGGTATCTTCATGCCAAGAGATATTATGATTTCTGTCATTTCTCTTCGCAAGTGCTTAAATATTACAGATGAAGCTGAAACAGACGGCTTATTCATTATTACAAACTTCAACAGTTTAAATACAGCTTTTCACGTTGATGAGGTTCTTGGAATTCATCGTGTATCTTGGGAAGACATCATTAAGCCTGATGCAACTATCAGTTCTGATGAATCTGGTGTTTCAACAGGTGTTATTAAATTAGAAGATAGACTCGTTGTTATTCTTGACTTCGAGAAGATAGTTACAGATATCAATCCTGAGACTGGTCTTAAGGTTTCAGAAATGGATGATTACGAGACAAAGGATCGTAGCAAATCACCTATTATGCTTTGCGAAGATTCACCACTTCTTTCAAAACTTATTGTTGAGTGCTTGAAGAAGGCTGGTTACACTAACCTTATCGTCAATATGAACGGTCAGGAAGGTTGGGACAAGTTAGTTGAGTTCCATAAGAGAGGTACAGTTCTTGATGATGTACATCTTATTATCACTGATATCGAGATGCCTCTTATGGATGGTCATCGACTTTGCAAGCTTGTTAAAGAAAATGAAACCATGAAGAACATTCCGCTTATTATTTTCTCATCTCTTATTAATGATGAGATTAGACGTAAAGGTGAAAGTCTTGGCGCCGATGCTCAGCTTACAAAGCCTGAAATTGGTAAGCTTATTTCAGTTGTTGATGAGCTTGTTGCTAAATACGAAAGTGTTCGTAAAGGCAATTAA